The [Flavobacterium] thermophilum genome has a segment encoding these proteins:
- a CDS encoding B3/4 domain — protein MKNGQHIRTINPLVDIYNSVSLRYGLPCGGEDIDTFVGDIRLALADGHEPFIPLGGEENDPPYEGEIVYKDDVGAICRCWNWREAQRTMLTEQTKHAFLCIESIDDTRHEALHQALEELAYSVRHYLGGTVKMHILDAHHSEISITD, from the coding sequence GTGAAAAACGGTCAGCACATCCGAACGATCAACCCGCTTGTGGATATTTATAATTCTGTTTCATTGCGTTACGGGCTTCCATGCGGAGGGGAGGATATCGACACGTTTGTCGGCGACATCCGGCTGGCGCTGGCGGATGGTCATGAACCGTTCATCCCGTTGGGAGGCGAGGAAAACGACCCGCCGTATGAAGGAGAAATCGTATATAAAGACGATGTGGGAGCCATATGCCGCTGTTGGAATTGGCGGGAAGCCCAACGAACGATGCTCACCGAACAGACGAAGCACGCCTTCCTTTGCATCGAATCGATTGATGATACGAGGCATGAGGCGCTTCATCAAGCATTAGAGGAACTGGCTTATTCGGTACGGCACTATCTTGGCGGCACGGTGAAGATGCACATATTGGATGCCCATCATTCGGAAATATCGATAACAGATTAA